One Phalacrocorax aristotelis chromosome Z, bGulAri2.1, whole genome shotgun sequence DNA window includes the following coding sequences:
- the PLPP1 gene encoding phospholipid phosphatase 1 isoform X3: MCHKCKAGLPFAILNSRRIPFQRGVFCSDESIRYPYKEDTISYKLLAGIIIPFSIIVIVLGETLSVFYNHLHSNSFVRNNYIATIYKAIGTFIFGAAASQSLTDIAKYSIGRLRPHFLAVCQPDWARINCSLGYIENFACQGDKARINEGRLSFYSGHSSFSMYCMLFLALYLQARMKGDWARLVRPTLQFGLIAASIYVGLSRVSDYKHHWSDVLTGLIQGAVVAVLIVVYVSDFFKVRGCTFQPKEDSHTTLHETPTNGNHFGSNHQP, encoded by the exons ATGTGCCACAAATGCAAAG CTGGCTTGCCTTTTGCAATTCTCAATTCAAGACGTATCCCCTTCCAGAGAGGAGTTTTCTGTAGTGATGAATCCATCCGGTATCCATACAAAGAGGACACCATTTCTTATAAGTTGTTAGCAGGAATAATTATTCCTTTCAGTATAATTGTT attGTCCTAGGAGAGACTCTGTCTGTCTTTTATAATCATTTGCACTCAAATTCATTTGTCAGAAATAACTACATAGCCACTATTTACAAAGCCATTGGGACCTTCATTTTTGGAGCAGCTGCTAGTCAGTCGTTGACAGACATTGCCAAGTACTCCATAGGTAGACTGCGTCCTCACTTCCTCGCTGTATGCCAGCCTGACTGGGCACGAATCAACTGCAGTCTAGGTTACATTGAGAACTTCGCTTGTCAAGGAGACAAAGCAAGAATCAATGAGGGAAG acTATCATTTTACTCTGGCCATTCGTCGTTCTCTATGTACTGCATGCTCTTCCTAGCA CTTTACCTTCAGGCCAGAATGAAAGGAGACTGGGCAAGACTTGTACGACCTACTCTACAATTTGGTCTTATTGCTGCATCCATCTATGTGGGTCTCTCACGCGTTTCTGATTACAAGCATCATTGGAGTGATGTTTTAACAGGACTCATTCAGGGAGCAGTGGTAGCTGTGCTCATT GTTGTGTACGTGTCTGACTTCTTCAAAGTGAGAGGATGTACATTTCAGCCAAAAGAAGATTCCCACACAACCCTACATGAGACTCCAACAAATGGAAATCACTTTGGCAGCAATCATCAACCATGA
- the PLPP1 gene encoding phospholipid phosphatase 1 isoform X2, protein MFDRTRLPFVGLDVVCVVLAGLPFAILNSRRIPFQRGVFCSDESIRYPYKEDTISYKLLAGIIIPFSIIVIVLGETLSVFYNHLHSNSFVRNNYIATIYKAIGTFIFGAAASQSLTDIAKYSIGRLRPHFLAVCQPDWARINCSLGYIENFACQGDKARINEGRLSFYSGHSSFSMYCMLFLALYLQARMKGDWARLVRPTLQFGLIAASIYVGLSRVSDYKHHWSDVLTGLIQGAVVAVLIVVYVSDFFKVRGCTFQPKEDSHTTLHETPTNGNHFGSNHQP, encoded by the exons CTGGCTTGCCTTTTGCAATTCTCAATTCAAGACGTATCCCCTTCCAGAGAGGAGTTTTCTGTAGTGATGAATCCATCCGGTATCCATACAAAGAGGACACCATTTCTTATAAGTTGTTAGCAGGAATAATTATTCCTTTCAGTATAATTGTT attGTCCTAGGAGAGACTCTGTCTGTCTTTTATAATCATTTGCACTCAAATTCATTTGTCAGAAATAACTACATAGCCACTATTTACAAAGCCATTGGGACCTTCATTTTTGGAGCAGCTGCTAGTCAGTCGTTGACAGACATTGCCAAGTACTCCATAGGTAGACTGCGTCCTCACTTCCTCGCTGTATGCCAGCCTGACTGGGCACGAATCAACTGCAGTCTAGGTTACATTGAGAACTTCGCTTGTCAAGGAGACAAAGCAAGAATCAATGAGGGAAG acTATCATTTTACTCTGGCCATTCGTCGTTCTCTATGTACTGCATGCTCTTCCTAGCA CTTTACCTTCAGGCCAGAATGAAAGGAGACTGGGCAAGACTTGTACGACCTACTCTACAATTTGGTCTTATTGCTGCATCCATCTATGTGGGTCTCTCACGCGTTTCTGATTACAAGCATCATTGGAGTGATGTTTTAACAGGACTCATTCAGGGAGCAGTGGTAGCTGTGCTCATT GTTGTGTACGTGTCTGACTTCTTCAAAGTGAGAGGATGTACATTTCAGCCAAAAGAAGATTCCCACACAACCCTACATGAGACTCCAACAAATGGAAATCACTTTGGCAGCAATCATCAACCATGA